The following proteins are co-located in the Verrucomicrobiia bacterium genome:
- the rpmI gene encoding 50S ribosomal protein L35: MPRWKSAKTKKAAAKRFKITATGKVMRYGAGKRHLNAHKSSKHKRRLGQTKAVSETHKHHITDVMPFSHRG; the protein is encoded by the coding sequence ATGCCACGTTGGAAATCAGCCAAGACAAAGAAAGCCGCCGCCAAGCGATTCAAGATCACGGCGACCGGCAAAGTGATGCGCTACGGTGCAGGCAAGAGGCATTTGAACGCGCACAAGTCTTCAAAGCACAAGCGCCGCCTTGGCCAGACCAAAGCGGTTAGCGAAACCCACAAGCACCATATCACCGATGTGATGCCGTTCAGCCATCGCGGTTAA
- the rplT gene encoding 50S ribosomal protein L20 → MPRATNAPASQRRRKRMIKAAAGYRGWRSKKFRYAKNAVWHGLTYSFAHRKDKKADYRSVWTVRINAACRAQGINYSRFIAALKKANIALDRKILAELATNDPKAFDAVLAATK, encoded by the coding sequence ATGCCAAGAGCCACTAATGCCCCAGCCAGCCAGCGCCGCCGCAAGCGGATGATCAAGGCCGCCGCCGGTTATCGCGGCTGGCGCAGCAAGAAGTTCCGTTATGCGAAGAACGCCGTCTGGCACGGCCTGACTTATAGTTTCGCCCACCGCAAGGACAAGAAAGCGGATTACCGCTCGGTCTGGACCGTGCGCATCAACGCCGCCTGTCGCGCACAGGGCATCAACTATAGCCGGTTCATCGCCGCGCTCAAGAAGGCCAACATTGCGCTCGACCGCAAGATCCTGGCCGAGCTCGCGACAAACGATCCCAAGGCGTTTGACGCCGTGCTCGCGGCGACGAAATAG